Below is a window of Streptomyces sp. NBC_01429 DNA.
GACCGAACCGATGCTCACCATGACTGAGCGCGCTGACAAGGCGTTGACTACCGTCCACTCCTGACCGATATTTCATGGCCGGCAGCGCTCGGGTCAGCACCGGCTGCAACGGAATTCCTACGCCTGATCCGGTCCATCGACCCAGGAACTTGGTGTGTCAGCGCAGCCCTCTACGCTGGGATCCGACACGCGCACAGTGGGGCGGCGGGACGGTCAGAGGACGGCAGTGGCATCGAACGACAGCAGGGCACACAACTGGCACAGCATCCGGGAATGGGACGGCAGCCAGCATCGCGCGTTCGAGGAACTCTGTTTCCAGCTCCGGACGTCGGCGCCTCCGGGCTGGGAGACGATCAAGACTGCTGCTCCGGACGGCGGCGTCGAATGGTATGACCAGGCGCCCGACGGCAGTGCTGCGCACGGATACCAGGTCAAGTTCGTCCACAACATCGACGATCTCATCCCTCAGGCGAAGAAGAGCGCCAAAACAGTCGGTGAGAACATCGCGAACCGGAAGATCGTCCGGCTTGAATTCCTCACCCCCTTCGACCTCTCCGACCCCACCCCTGTCACCCCGCGCGGGAAGGCGCGTACCGGTGCGAGAGAGCGGTGGAACAGCAACGTCGCCCGGTGGAAGAAGGACTTGCCCGGTCTTGCCGACGTGGACATTCGCTACGTCGGTGGCGGTGAGCTGCTGGAGCGGCTGACCCGGCCTGGAAATGAGGGGCGTCAGTGGTTCTTCTTCGAACGGCGGGCGCTGGGCAGCGAGTGGTTCAGGGAACAGGTCACGCTCGCTGAGCGTCTGGCCGAGGCGCGGTACACACCCGAGCATCATGTGACGTTGCCCCTTGCGCACGTGGCGGATGCGTGCGCCCTGCCGCAGGAGTTCTTGAGGCAGGGCGTCCAGCGATCCCGGGATCTGCAGGCCGCTGTGGTGACCCTCCTTTCCGAGATGACACGCTGGTACGACAGCTATCCCGCGCCGGCCAGCAGCCCCGACCATCAGGCGCTGGCGCGGTGGGTGCACGCGTGGACGCCCGCGTTGCGGGAAGGCGCCCACACCTTGGTCCACGACCTGTCCGCTGCATCCGCAACGTCCGGTTTCCCCGCCGAGCAGAGCTCTGCTGTGGCGGAGGACATGCTGGAACGGCTGGATGAGTTCAAGGACCTGGCTGACCGGTTCGCCGAGGAAGAGCGTGAAAGCGACGACGCCATACCTGCGGCCGGACGGGGCGCAAACGCTCCGGTGACCGCGGTGCAGAGCGTGCAATGGTTGTGCGAGCGCGCTCTGGCTCGTGCCTTCGACGCCTGCGAGCGCCTGGACGGCTTGTTGCGGAGTCCCGCTGCCCAGACAGCGGAGAAGAAGACCTGGCTGCTCCTGGGGGAGGCAGGGCAGGGCAAGACGCACTTGCTGGTCGACGCCGCGCGGCGGGCCGTAGACGAGGGCCGTCCGGCGCTGGTGATGTTCGGGCAGGAGCTCACCGGGCACAACACGCTGAGTGAGGTCGCGCAGAAGCGTGGCCTGGGGCCGCTTGCCGAGCGGGACTTCCTCCAGGCGATGGACGCCGCCGGCGCGGCAAGCGGTTGCCGCTTCCTGTTGATCATCGATGCGCTCAATGACTCCGACGACGCCGGGAACTGGAAGAGCGAACTGCTCGCGCTGCAGGTGCGTCTGGCCGGGTACCAGCACATCGCTTTGTTGGTGTCCTGCCGCTCGACCTTCAAGTCGATCGTCGTGCCTGATCGCTTCGATGTGCCAGCCTCCGTGCACTCCGGCTTTGCAGGACTGGAGATGGAGGGGCTGGAGAGCTACCTGCGGGATGTGGCGGCGGTTCTTCCCAACACTCCCCTGCTGGCCTCGGTCTTCACCAACCCCTTGTTCGTAAAGCTGTACGCGGACAGCCTGAGCAAGAGCCTGAAGCGTGGCGGCTCGGGCGGCCATCCGCGTGACCGGAGCGCGGTGTTCGACGCCTATGTCGACCACCGTGCAGAGACCATCTGCTCCCGGCTCGGACTCGATCCTCTGGAGCGGCCCGTGCACCGTGCAGTGGACGCCCTGGCATCGCGCATGGCCGCCGCCCGGCGTCCCGTGCTACCGCGTGAGGAAGCCCGCGCTCTTGTCGACGTGTACGCTTCGGCAGCCACAGCGTGGCCGGACACGATGCTCGGGCAGCTCCTCGCCCAGGGCCTGGTATCCAACGAGCGAACCTACAAGGCCGACCATGCAACCGGTATCGGTTTCCCCTACCAGGCGTTCGGCGACGACCGCGTTGTACGGTCGGTCTTCGCTGCCCACCAGGACGAGATCGACGCGCTACGCGAACGACGCCCCCTGGCCGCGGATTCCGCGCTGCAGAACTGGCTGGGGCAGGCTGCCCCGAACTATCAGGAAGCGGCATCGATTCTCCTGCCCGAGCAAACCGGGACGGAACTCATCGACCTTCTGGCCCTCTCTCCCACATCTGCAGAGGCCACAGCTGAACCCGGCAGTCGCGCGGACGTTCGAGGCTACCGGCTGGCCCGCAGCTTTCTGGAAACGCTTCCGCTGCGCAGCACACGCAGCGTCAACGAACGCACCATCGAACTCCTCAACGAGACCGCCGCACGTCACGGACGCAATTCCGACGTGCTGGAGGCCGCGGTAGCGTTCACCGCAGAGCCGGGGCACCTGCTGAACGCCGACCGTCTCCACCGGGTGCTGCTGCGAAAACCGCGGCCCGAGCGCGACGCGTGGTGGGGCGTAGAGACCTACTCCTTGCTGTGGGAGGTCACCGCACTGCACCGGCTGCTGCGCTGGGCCGAGCAGTACCCCACCCCGCGCCATCTCCACCCTGCATCCCTCACGGCCCGACTTCGCCTCGGGGACCGGTCCCGCCGGCCGGTGCAGACGGCCGGAGCCGGCCACGAGGAAGGCGTCCGGCTGGCCGCCACGACACTGGTGTGGACCCTCACGTCCTCCAACCGGTTCCTGCGCGACCGGGCCACCAAAGCCCTCGTGCAGTTGCTCCTGGGACACCGAGACGTTCTCGTCTCACTCCTGGACAGATTCCTCCACGAGGACGCGGAGAAGATCGACGATCCCTACCTCTTCGAGCGTCTGGTATGGGTCACCTACGGAGTCCTGGCCCGTCACGGCGAGGACGCCAGCCAGCACGACCTCCTCGGCACCGTCGCCCGGCGGCTCCTCACGTACTCCTACGGCGCCATTGATTCGCCCGCGCACGCCTCACGGAACGGGCTGCTATGCGAAGCGGCTACCCGAATTGTCACCCTGGCGCACCGGGCTGGAGCCGTCACCGGCGAGGAAGCAAACGCGGTCAGGCATCCACACGCCTGCGCTCCGATCGGGCAGGCTCCTGCGGAGGAGGACCTCGACGTGCTCTTCCCCTGGCGGGACCAGAACAAGTCGCTGTGGGGATCGCTCCGCTCGTCCCTTTCACCCCTGGGAGACTTTGCGGACTACCAGGTCAGGCCGGCCGTGCGTCACTTCAGTTTGCTGCCGCTGTCGACCGACTATCCCCGTCGGCCGGCGTGGCAGCGCGCCGACGATCCTGTCGTCGTCGACCCCGCCCGTATCCCGGCCTTCGCGCAAAGCCTTCCGAAGTCCGTCCGGCCCGCCTTGAGCACACTGGCTGCCATTGAACAACTCCTCACCGGGAGGAAGGCAAGGGACGTCCTCGACCCGGACCAGTACGCGCTGCTGCGGGCCTGCCGAGTGCCCCCGCCCAACGACGAACGCCTCGCCGCTGCCCACGTCGACGCCGAGTGGGCCGCACGCTGGATCCTCGCCCGCGTCGCCAACCTGGGCTGGACACCGAAACTGTTCGCCGAATTCGACAACATGCGTTCCCGCCACTCTGGCTCCCGCCAGTCACACAAGGGCGAACGGATCGGCAAAAAGTACCAGTGGATGGCCCTCCACGAGCTCGTGGAACGCCTGGCAAACCACCGGCACCCCCACCGGCAGACCGAGCACGACGCCGCCGAACACCCCGGAGCGGCACAACTGTCGCTGCTCGACATCGACCCCTCCCTTCCTCCGGCCCGACACCCCTTCTCCTACACCGACGACGACAACAGTCCAGACGAAGCCGACCACGCCACCTTCCCGACCGCAGACCCCACACACCCGCTGGCACCACCTGTCCCCGACCTGCCCGACGACGAGGGCGTCGACGAATGGATCAGCCGTCCGGACAACCTGCCCGACCTCGACGAACTGGGCATCCGCGCCGACAGCGACGGCAGGCAGTGGATCGTCCTTTACGAACAGGCCATGGACGACCACGACGGCCGAGGATGGAACGTCACCCGCGGCCAGGCAGAGCAGTGGCACCGCATCCACAGCTGGCTCGTGCCCGCCCCCCAACTCACCAGCCTGCTCTCATGGCTTAAGGGACGTTCGTTCACAAACCGGCTGATGCCCGAAGGGCCCGACCGCCACAGCCTTCTCCTGGCCGACTTCCCCACCGTCCCCAGTCCCTGGACCGATCCGGAACCCGACTCCTGGCATGTGAGTACCTTTCAGTACGACGAACCCGATCACGGTGAGAACGACTCCCCTGCCCCAGGGGACGACGATCTCTCCTCTCCGGAGCCAGCCCCTGGACCACCGGCATCGGAGGAGAGCGCCGCCATCGCCATCTGGCGGGAGCGCAGGGAGAAGCACCGGGAAGAGCTGCTCCTGGAGCTCGCAGAGCAGTGGGCGGACGGTCCGACGGAAGATGACGAGGACCACTGGCTGGAGCGCACCCTCGCCGCACAGCCGCAGGGCCGCATGGTGTTCGCCACAGACCCCGATGGGGAACCCGTCACCGCTATTCCGACCGACCAGACCTACAACTGGAGTGGTCAGAGCCTGGACTGCTCCCTCGACGCATCCGTCTCCGTGACGCTGCCCAGTGACCCACTCCTGAGAGCCAGCAGGCTGCGGCGCGACCCGGACCGCCCCTTCTGGTACGACACCGACGGGCAACTGCAGGTGCAGTACCTGACATGGGACCGCCAGAGCGGCAGGGCCTTCAGTCTCCTCGCGTCCAAGGAGTGGCTCGAGCACCACCTCGAGCGCAGCGGCCACTGCCTGGTCCAGGGCATGACCGGTGAACGGCAGCCTGTGACCGCCGAGCATCCACGTGTCTGGAGAGAGTTCAGCCAGAGCGCCGGCCGCACGGCACAAGGACAATGCAACCCTGGGACCATCGTCACCGAAGTCAAGAGAAGCATCCGATAGCAGGCCGTCGTCGGACTTGGCCCGGGCACGACCGCGGAGTACGGCCCGCGCGGCGACCTGTGCGTCAAGCGGGTCCGGCTTTCCCAGCAGACGGCGAGCCGTCTGGCTGAGCGGCTTTCCACAGCCGTAGAACGCACACGCGGGGGACCGCCGCTGTCATGGCAGGTGACCCCTTGTCTTCCCCATGAAGACCAGGGGCTATCGGCCTTCCCGGTCTCTGCTCTCGGACGGAGGCGGGCCGGGGCAGGATGGAGAGGTGTCGTCGTCCCCGCCGACCTTCGTGCCTGCTTCCGCTGACTGCCTTCTGAGCTTCACCTTGGGAATAACCGTCTGAACGTGACACGCAGTCAGGCGGGTTCGTCACACCGCCTCCCCCCGACTGCGCCGACGGTCTATTCTCACTGTGGCACAGGCACGTCGGGGGTCGGGGGGCGCATGAGGTTCGTCTTTGTCCATGGGACCGGTGTCCGCCGGGAACGGTTCGAGGAACTGTTCGCGCTGGTCGAGGCCGGGCTGCTGAAGGAATTCCCGAAGGCCGAGGTCGAACGCTGCTACTGGGGAGCGGAGTTCGGTGCGGAACTCAGCGCGGGTGGCGCGTCGGTTCCCGGCATGAGGCCCGCGCCAGGGCCGGAGGAGGATCCCGAGACCGCAGAGTGGCTGCTGCTCCTCGCCGATCCGCTGTGCGAGCTGAGGGTTCTGGCCGAACTCGGCACCGAGGCCGAAGACGACGGATTCGCGCTGCTGGGAACGCAGTCGCCCGGCGAGAACGTGGGCGATGCCCTGCGCGCCCTGCCCGCCGTCCTGGCACCGGACGACGAACTCGCCGTACTACTGCGGGAGACCGGTCTGGCCGGCGGCTACCGGAACGCCCTGTGGACGGTGGAGCGCTCCGACGAGTTCCACGCCGCGTGCCTCGTCGCCGAGGACGACGCGACCGCCGCCGAACTCAGGGTCCACGCGGGCCGGGCTCTGGTGGCCGTGATGCTCGCCGAGGCCCGCGACACCGCCCTGTGCACCGACGCGGAACGGGACCGGCTCGTCGACCTTCTGAGCGAGCGGCTAGGCGGGACTGCCCGGGGCGTGGTGACGCGCACGGCGGGCGTCCTGTCCCGATTGGCACAGCGCGTGGCCACCCAGTCCTTTCTGGACCGTAAGCGGGGTGAGGTCACCTCCGAGAAGGCATCCGAGATCGGTGACATCCTGCGCTACCAGGCACGCGGTGAGCATCTGCGCGCCCATCTGGAGCGGGTGATCGGCGACAGCCCGGAGCCTCCGGTCGTCATCGGCCACAGCCTCGGCGGCATCGCCCTCGTGGACACCCTCGCTCTGGCTGCCCGACGCCAACCTCCCTTGTCTGTGCGCCTGTTGGTGACGGTCGGCTCCCAGGCACCCTTCCTGCACGAACTCGGTGCCCTGGCCGGACTGGAGCCTGGTGACCGGCTGCCCTCCGACTTCCCTCAGTGGCTCAACATCTACGACCGTCGGGATGTCCTCTCCTACCTCGCCGAACCGGTCTTCCCGGGCGACGGCCGGGTTGTCGACCATGAGGTGCGCAGCGGAATGCCGTTCCCCGTCTCGCACAGCGCCTACTGGAAGCTCCCTCCGGTCTTCGAGCGGATCGCCGAGGCACTGCGGTGACGGACGGCTCCCCAGCCGCCGAGCCGCAGATCACACCGGAACGGACCTTCGCGCTCGTGGTGGGTGTCGAGTCCTACGAGATCGACACCCGGCTGAACCTCTCCGGCCCGGCCGGCGACGCCGTCCGCTTCGCCGACTGGCTCACCGGCACCGCTGGTGTACCGAAGAGCAACGTACGTCTGCTGTTGTCGCCCCTGGCCGGCACCTGGGTCGAGGGGGAGGCCAAACCCGCGACCCAGAAGAACGTCGAGGAAGCGCTCTTCACGGACCTCGCCCAGTGCGACGGTGACCTGCTGTGGATCTACTGGGCCGGACACGGCTTCCTGGACCGTCGCCACGATCTGCTGCTGCCGTACGCCGACGCCACGGCCGGTCTCTTCGCTCACCTCAATCTCAGCTCGGCTCTGCGCCGGTGGAAGTCCGACGAGATCGCTGGTGGCCGCTTCCGCCGTACCGTCACCGTGGGCGATTCCTGTCGGCTGGACATCGCACGACTTAAAGGGAAGTTCCCCCAGGTGAACTACCCGGTGGGCGCCCCCACCAGGCGCATGCAGTTCACGCTCTACGCGTCCCGGCCCGGTGAGACTGCGAAGAACACCGTCCAGGCGGGCCAGTTCACGGATACCCTTCTCAGACGTCTGGAGGGCCGAACGCTCGAACAGGCGACACTCGGCCTACCCGACATCGCCCGGGACGTGCAGGCCGACTTCACCGTGATGCGAGCGAACGGCACGGCCTGGCAGCATCCGCAGTTCGACATCGCCCTGGGCTGGGACGGTTCTTCTCTCCACGGGGACACCTGGGCGGACGGTGGTACGACGAGCAGGCCGACTGGTGGTCTCGTCCTCGACCAGGTCGCCTGGACGGAGCTGGGGCAACTGATTTCCGAGAGCACGGAGTTGCCCCGTGACACCTATGCGGCGTACCGCTGGGCCTTCGAGGTGACGGGCTGCGTTCCGCCGATGGACCACAAGTTGCCGTCGTCGGACTTGGTGGAGATCGTGCGTGATCTGGACGACCGGCAGGGCACCAGCCGTGCCGTTCCGCTCGCTCTGCCGTTCGTCAAGCACCTGGCATCCCGTGCCGCGCCCTCTCCCTGGGTCGTGGCGGCGAACGGATGGGTGGAGCGTACGCGTGAACGCCTCAGCGCGGACCCCGTCCCGGTGCCGCCCTCTCGTCCGGTCGAGTCCCCCGCGCTGCACGTGCGGTTGACCGAGGACGACGAGGACTCCTACCGACTGCAACTCTGGTCGTTCCAGGAGCGCTGGGACTACGTGGGCGACTTTCCGGACCCCATGGACCTGGAAGGCGTGCGGAAGGCGCTCACCCTTCACCTCCTGACGGAACCGGCGAAGCCGGCGCGGATCGAGTTCCACGTTCCGTTCGACCTGTTGGAGGTGCCGTTCGAGACCTGGACGGTGTCGCGCCCCGCGCGCAGAGGCCGCGGTGAGCGGGCCGTCCAGCTCGGCTGCCGCTACGAGGTAGTGCTGCGCTGCCCCGAGGAACGCGAGGATCTCGAACTCTGGCTGGCCAAGTGGCAGTGGTACGAGACACATGGCGGCCTGCATCCGGACGCCGTGCGGGACATCGCGGACTGCGATGTGTCCGGCGACCTGGCCGACAAGCTACAACTGAACGCGTCACCGGTCTGCGTGCTGGCCGAGGTGACCGAGGATCTGGTCATGGACGTCTTGGAAGCCGTGGTGGACGGCGGGATACCGATCGCCGTTTGGCGTCGCCCCTCCCCGGCAGCCGGCGCGGCCATACGTACAGCGCTCGACGCCGACCCTCCGCACGCACTCGACGTGGCATCGCTGCCCACCGGACTCAGGCGAGCCCGGGTGGACCAGCACCCGCTCGCGCTGCTCTACGACAACCCCGATCGGGTGCCCTTGAGGCGGTCGCTGTCCTCGTGAACCGTCGTCTAGGAGAGGAA
It encodes the following:
- a CDS encoding VMAP-C domain-containing protein, translated to MTDGSPAAEPQITPERTFALVVGVESYEIDTRLNLSGPAGDAVRFADWLTGTAGVPKSNVRLLLSPLAGTWVEGEAKPATQKNVEEALFTDLAQCDGDLLWIYWAGHGFLDRRHDLLLPYADATAGLFAHLNLSSALRRWKSDEIAGGRFRRTVTVGDSCRLDIARLKGKFPQVNYPVGAPTRRMQFTLYASRPGETAKNTVQAGQFTDTLLRRLEGRTLEQATLGLPDIARDVQADFTVMRANGTAWQHPQFDIALGWDGSSLHGDTWADGGTTSRPTGGLVLDQVAWTELGQLISESTELPRDTYAAYRWAFEVTGCVPPMDHKLPSSDLVEIVRDLDDRQGTSRAVPLALPFVKHLASRAAPSPWVVAANGWVERTRERLSADPVPVPPSRPVESPALHVRLTEDDEDSYRLQLWSFQERWDYVGDFPDPMDLEGVRKALTLHLLTEPAKPARIEFHVPFDLLEVPFETWTVSRPARRGRGERAVQLGCRYEVVLRCPEEREDLELWLAKWQWYETHGGLHPDAVRDIADCDVSGDLADKLQLNASPVCVLAEVTEDLVMDVLEAVVDGGIPIAVWRRPSPAAGAAIRTALDADPPHALDVASLPTGLRRARVDQHPLALLYDNPDRVPLRRSLSS